In one window of Janthinobacterium sp. 1_2014MBL_MicDiv DNA:
- the panB gene encoding 3-methyl-2-oxobutanoate hydroxymethyltransferase, which translates to MSAYLQGTDLAAKDKAATPAPAPSKPVANKAVTIHTLATLRAAGEKITMLTCYDASFASLMDRCGVEILLIGDSLGMVCNGHNSTLPVTVAELAYHTASVARGSKSAMIMSDLPFGAYGTPETAYANAVILMQAGAHMIKIEGGAWLAEIVKFLTERGIPICAHIGLTPQSVHQLGGYKVQGKSTESAAELKNDALVLQNAGAAIVLMEAMPSQLGKEVTDMLTIPTIGIGAGPDCSGQVLVMHDMLGVFPGRKARFVRNFMEGAASIDDAVTGYVKAVKDGSFPALEHCF; encoded by the coding sequence ATGTCCGCTTATTTGCAAGGAACAGATCTGGCCGCAAAAGACAAGGCCGCCACACCAGCGCCGGCGCCATCCAAGCCTGTCGCCAACAAGGCCGTGACCATCCACACCCTGGCCACGCTGCGCGCCGCCGGCGAAAAGATCACCATGCTGACCTGCTATGACGCCAGCTTCGCGTCCCTGATGGACCGCTGCGGCGTGGAGATCCTGCTGATCGGCGATTCGCTCGGCATGGTCTGCAACGGCCACAACTCCACCCTGCCCGTCACCGTGGCCGAACTGGCCTACCACACGGCTTCCGTGGCGCGCGGCAGCAAGTCGGCCATGATCATGTCCGACCTGCCCTTCGGCGCCTACGGCACGCCCGAAACGGCCTATGCCAACGCCGTCATCCTGATGCAGGCTGGCGCGCACATGATCAAGATCGAAGGCGGCGCCTGGCTGGCCGAGATCGTGAAGTTCCTCACCGAACGCGGCATCCCCATCTGCGCGCACATCGGCCTGACGCCGCAATCGGTGCACCAGCTCGGTGGTTATAAAGTGCAGGGCAAGAGCACGGAAAGCGCGGCAGAACTGAAGAACGACGCGCTGGTGCTGCAAAACGCGGGCGCCGCCATCGTGCTGATGGAAGCGATGCCGTCGCAGCTGGGCAAGGAAGTCACCGACATGCTGACGATACCGACCATCGGCATCGGCGCAGGTCCCGACTGTTCGGGCCAGGTACTCGTCATGCACGACATGCTGGGCGTGTTCCCAGGCCGCAAGGCGCGCTTCGTGCGCAACTTCATGGAAGGCGCTGCCAGCATCGACGACGCCGTCACCGGCTACGTCAAGGCCGTCAAGGATGGCAGCTTCCCGGCGCTGGAACACTGCTTCTGA
- a CDS encoding aspartate aminotransferase family protein, translating into MSTTNNPLAPGAALVASVAQKNAAPQVYDTAAIQKMDSAHYLHPFTDFQDLASKGARVMVRGDGVYLWDSQGKKIVDGMSGLWCVNVGYGRTSISQAVYRQMETLPFYNSFFGTTNVPAAQLAAKLAQISPPQFQHVFFTSSGSEGNDTNLRMVRRYWDILGYKERHTVISRHNAYHGSTVAGASLGGMDGMHAQGGLPIPGIAHIGQPNYLEAGHGLSPEAFGLKAASWLEDKILEIGADKVAAFIGEPVQGAGGVIIPSSTYWPEIQRICDKYGILLIADEVICGFGRLGRWFGSELFGIRPDLITFAKGVTSGYVPLGGVLVGDRVAKVLIEQGGEFTHGFTYSGHPVACAAALENIRIIEEEQLLAKVAEDTGPYLKQCFASLGQHPLVGYADSCGLVAGLNLVRKKGTTVHENELFDEEQGVGMICRGHMFDNGVIMRAVGERMIVAPPLVMTRAQIDEMVGLIRLCLDKTHADVKEKGWV; encoded by the coding sequence ATGAGCACAACAAACAATCCGCTGGCGCCCGGCGCCGCGCTGGTCGCCTCCGTGGCGCAAAAGAATGCGGCGCCGCAGGTGTACGACACGGCCGCCATCCAGAAGATGGACTCGGCCCACTACCTGCACCCGTTCACCGATTTCCAGGACCTGGCGTCGAAAGGCGCGCGCGTGATGGTGCGCGGCGACGGCGTCTACCTGTGGGATAGCCAGGGCAAGAAAATCGTCGACGGCATGTCGGGCCTGTGGTGCGTCAACGTCGGCTATGGCCGCACGTCGATCTCGCAAGCCGTGTACCGGCAGATGGAAACGCTGCCGTTCTATAACAGCTTCTTTGGCACGACGAACGTGCCGGCCGCGCAATTGGCCGCCAAGCTGGCGCAGATCTCGCCGCCGCAGTTCCAGCACGTGTTTTTCACCAGCTCCGGTTCCGAAGGCAACGACACGAATTTGCGCATGGTGCGCCGCTACTGGGACATTCTCGGCTACAAGGAGCGCCATACCGTCATCAGCCGCCACAACGCCTATCACGGCAGCACGGTGGCGGGGGCATCCCTGGGCGGCATGGATGGCATGCATGCGCAGGGCGGCTTGCCCATCCCCGGCATCGCGCACATCGGCCAGCCGAATTATCTGGAAGCGGGCCATGGACTGAGTCCGGAAGCATTCGGCCTGAAGGCGGCGTCCTGGCTGGAAGACAAGATCCTGGAAATCGGCGCCGACAAGGTGGCCGCCTTTATCGGCGAGCCGGTGCAGGGCGCCGGCGGCGTCATCATCCCGTCCTCGACCTACTGGCCGGAAATCCAGCGCATCTGCGACAAGTACGGCATCCTTTTGATCGCCGATGAAGTCATCTGCGGCTTTGGCCGGCTGGGACGCTGGTTCGGCTCCGAGCTGTTCGGCATCAGGCCGGACCTCATTACCTTTGCCAAGGGCGTCACCTCGGGCTACGTGCCGCTGGGCGGCGTGCTGGTGGGTGACAGGGTGGCCAAGGTGCTGATCGAGCAGGGCGGCGAATTCACGCACGGGTTCACGTATTCGGGCCATCCCGTCGCCTGCGCCGCCGCGCTGGAAAACATCCGCATCATCGAGGAAGAGCAGCTGCTGGCGAAGGTGGCCGAGGATACGGGGCCGTACCTGAAGCAGTGCTTTGCCAGCCTGGGCCAGCATCCGCTCGTGGGCTATGCGGACAGCTGCGGCCTGGTCGCGGGCCTGAACCTGGTGCGCAAGAAGGGCACTACCGTGCACGAGAACGAACTGTTCGACGAGGAGCAGGGCGTGGGCATGATCTGCCGCGGCCACATGTTCGACAATGGCGTCATCATGCGCGCCGTGGGCGAGCGCATGATCGTCGCCCCGCCGCTGGTCATGACGCGGGCGCAGATCGACGAGATGGTGGGCTTGATACGCCTGTGCCTGGACAAGACGCATGCGGATGTGAAGGAGAAGGGCTGGGTGTAG
- a CDS encoding glutamine synthetase family protein yields the protein MAIRENFTYTDMDLWLNEKRVTEIECLVPDLTGVARGKILPRGKFTQERGMRIPEAVLGMTVTGNYPIDDGGYDRAISSTDRDMILKADPTTITMVPWATDPTAQVIHDCYFADGMLVDFAPRSVLRRVLKLYADKGWKPVVAPELEFYLTAKNTDPDLPLKPPIGRSGRAETSRQVYSIDAVNEFDPLFEDIYDYCELMNLDVDTLIHEIGAGQMEINFLHGDPLGLADKVFFFKRTLREAALKHDMYATFMAKPMAGEPGSAMHVHQSVVDAKTGLNIFSNEDGSAAPIFKHYIAGLQRYMPSAMAIVAPYVNSYRRIVRHTAAPINIQWGLDNRTVGFRVPESGVQDRRVENRIIGADANPYLALAVTLACGYLGMTEQLEATPMMVGSAYDMKFELPQGLPEALQLLRAEDKLRTVLGERFIDVYAAIKDLEHQEFMTVISPWEREHLLLHV from the coding sequence ATGGCAATACGCGAAAATTTCACCTATACGGATATGGATTTGTGGCTCAATGAAAAGCGGGTCACGGAAATCGAATGCCTGGTCCCCGACTTGACGGGCGTGGCGCGCGGGAAGATTCTGCCGCGCGGGAAATTCACCCAGGAGCGCGGCATGCGCATCCCGGAAGCGGTGCTGGGCATGACGGTGACGGGCAATTATCCCATCGACGATGGCGGCTATGACCGCGCCATTTCCAGCACCGACCGCGACATGATTTTAAAGGCCGACCCCACCACCATCACCATGGTGCCGTGGGCCACCGATCCCACGGCGCAAGTCATCCATGACTGCTATTTCGCCGACGGCATGCTGGTCGATTTCGCCCCAAGATCCGTGCTGCGCCGCGTGCTGAAACTGTATGCGGACAAGGGCTGGAAACCGGTGGTGGCGCCGGAACTGGAGTTCTACCTGACGGCGAAAAACACGGACCCGGACCTGCCATTGAAGCCGCCCATCGGCCGCAGCGGCCGGGCCGAGACCAGCCGCCAGGTGTACAGCATCGACGCCGTCAACGAATTCGATCCGCTGTTCGAGGATATCTACGATTACTGCGAACTGATGAACCTTGACGTCGACACCCTGATCCACGAGATCGGCGCGGGGCAGATGGAAATCAACTTCCTGCACGGCGATCCGCTGGGTTTGGCCGACAAGGTGTTTTTCTTCAAGCGCACCCTGCGCGAAGCGGCGCTGAAACACGATATGTACGCCACCTTCATGGCCAAGCCGATGGCCGGCGAGCCGGGGTCCGCCATGCACGTGCACCAGAGCGTCGTCGATGCGAAGACGGGCCTGAACATATTCAGCAACGAGGACGGCTCGGCGGCGCCCATCTTCAAGCACTACATCGCCGGCCTGCAGCGCTACATGCCGTCGGCCATGGCCATCGTCGCACCGTATGTGAATTCCTACCGCCGCATCGTGCGTCACACGGCCGCGCCGATCAACATCCAGTGGGGCCTGGACAACCGCACGGTGGGCTTTCGCGTGCCCGAATCGGGCGTGCAGGACCGGCGCGTGGAGAACCGCATCATCGGCGCCGACGCCAATCCCTACCTGGCGCTGGCCGTGACTCTGGCATGCGGCTACCTGGGCATGACGGAGCAGCTGGAAGCGACGCCGATGATGGTAGGCAGCGCCTATGACATGAAGTTCGAACTGCCGCAAGGCTTGCCGGAAGCGTTGCAGCTGCTGCGCGCGGAAGACAAGCTGCGCACGGTGCTGGGCGAGCGTTTCATCGACGTGTATGCGGCCATCAAGGACCTCGAGCACCAGGAATTCATGACGGTGATCAGCCCCTGGGAACGCGAACATTTGTTATTGCACGTTTAA
- the folK gene encoding 2-amino-4-hydroxy-6-hydroxymethyldihydropteridine diphosphokinase: protein MQTVTAYIGIGANLGDARANVQDALARLARLSGASLLDASASYRTAPIDSSGDDYINAVARIATTLPAEALLQALHAIEAAHGRERPYRNAPRTLDLDLLLYGDERIASATLTVPHPRLTERAFVLVPLLALAPAIVVPGLGPAQDYLVAVADQAISQL from the coding sequence ATGCAGACAGTAACCGCTTACATCGGCATCGGCGCCAACCTTGGCGACGCGCGCGCCAACGTGCAGGACGCGCTTGCGCGCCTGGCGCGCCTGTCCGGCGCCAGCCTGCTCGACGCCTCGGCCAGCTACCGCACGGCGCCCATCGACTCGAGCGGCGATGACTACATCAATGCCGTGGCGCGCATCGCGACCACCCTGCCGGCCGAAGCGCTGCTGCAGGCCCTGCACGCCATCGAGGCGGCGCACGGGCGCGAGCGCCCCTACCGCAACGCCCCGCGCACCCTGGACCTGGACTTGCTGCTGTACGGCGACGAACGGATCGCCAGCGCCACGCTGACAGTGCCGCATCCACGCCTGACGGAACGCGCCTTCGTGCTGGTGCCGCTGCTGGCCCTGGCGCCCGCCATCGTCGTGCCTGGCCTGGGGCCGGCCCAGGACTACCTGGTGGCTGTAGCCGACCAGGCCATCAGCCAGCTCTGA
- a CDS encoding ABC transporter permease, whose amino-acid sequence MSTGNNAHSFLQRWFGRGWLSLGYLFLYLPIIVLIVFSFNSSRQDMVWSGFSLRWYSELMSDTEIISGFGLSLKIAFMSATSSVILGTFAAFALTSYQRFRGRTVFSAMVSAPLVMPEVIIGLSLLLMLVSMQKVFGFPERGVLTIWLGHTLLGMAYAAVVVQSRLQEMSKSLAEAAMDLGCRAHQVFFLVTLPNITQALASAWLLTFTLSLDDVVLSAFLSGPGSTTMPLVIFSRARLGLDPRVNAVAALTILAVSIAVIVYAVMLARADRRRRKQLSAAYTPD is encoded by the coding sequence ATGAGCACAGGTAACAATGCGCACTCTTTCCTGCAGCGCTGGTTCGGCCGCGGCTGGCTTTCGCTGGGCTACCTGTTCCTCTACCTGCCCATCATCGTGCTGATCGTCTTCTCGTTCAACAGCTCGCGCCAGGACATGGTGTGGAGCGGTTTCTCGCTGCGCTGGTACAGTGAGCTGATGAGCGATACGGAGATCATCTCGGGTTTCGGCCTGTCCCTGAAGATCGCCTTCATGTCGGCCACGTCCTCCGTCATCCTCGGCACGTTTGCCGCCTTCGCCCTGACCAGCTACCAGCGCTTCCGCGGCCGCACCGTGTTTTCGGCCATGGTCAGCGCGCCGCTCGTGATGCCGGAAGTGATCATCGGCCTGTCCCTGCTGCTGATGCTGGTGTCCATGCAAAAGGTCTTCGGTTTTCCCGAGCGGGGCGTGCTGACCATCTGGCTTGGCCATACCTTGCTGGGCATGGCGTACGCGGCCGTGGTGGTGCAGTCGCGCCTGCAGGAGATGAGCAAGTCGCTGGCCGAGGCGGCGATGGACCTGGGCTGCCGCGCGCACCAGGTCTTCTTCCTCGTGACCCTGCCGAACATCACGCAGGCGCTGGCCTCGGCCTGGCTGCTGACATTTACCCTGTCGCTCGACGACGTCGTGCTGTCCGCCTTTTTGTCCGGCCCCGGTTCGACGACCATGCCGCTGGTGATTTTCTCGCGCGCGCGGCTGGGCCTCGACCCGCGCGTGAATGCGGTTGCCGCGCTGACCATCCTGGCCGTGTCGATCGCCGTGATCGTGTATGCCGTGATGCTGGCGCGCGCCGACCGCAGACGCCGCAAGCAACTGTCTGCGGCCTATACGCCAGACTAG
- a CDS encoding aldehyde dehydrogenase — protein MTKNTSWHARAAALTIDGRAIINGERAWARSGQTFDNLSPIDGRLLGQVARCDGADVDAAVLAARAAFDDRRWAGKSPAQRKRVLIKFADLVQQHGPELALLETLDMGKPIKYSQSVDVGATANCLRWYGEAIDKVYDEIAPTPANSLALITREPVGVVAAIVPWNYPMIMAAWKIAPALAAGNSVILKPSEKSPLTALRLADLALLAGLPPGVFNVLPGYGNEAGAALALHMDVDCIGFTGSTRTGKLIVQMAGQSNLKRAWTELGGKSANIVCADCPDLDKAVAAAVGSIFFNQGESCNAPSRLFVEESIKDEFLAKALAMLPRFQPGDPLDEATVMGAIVDATQMHTVMGYIAAGKNEGATLLGGGDAVRAETGGYYVQPTVFGDVDAGMTIAREEIFGPVLSVLGFTDIAEAVKQANATPYGLQAAVWTSDISKAIQTARALRAGTVHVNQYDGDDITVPFGGYKQSGNGRDKSLHALDKYTELKTTWIQVG, from the coding sequence ATGACGAAAAACACCAGCTGGCATGCACGGGCAGCAGCGCTCACGATCGATGGCCGCGCCATCATCAACGGCGAACGGGCCTGGGCCAGATCCGGCCAGACCTTCGACAATCTGTCGCCCATCGACGGGCGCCTGCTGGGGCAGGTGGCCCGCTGCGATGGCGCGGACGTGGACGCGGCCGTGCTGGCCGCCCGCGCCGCCTTCGATGACCGCCGCTGGGCGGGAAAATCGCCGGCGCAGCGCAAGCGCGTATTGATCAAGTTCGCCGACCTGGTGCAGCAGCACGGTCCCGAACTGGCCCTGCTGGAAACCCTGGACATGGGCAAGCCGATCAAGTACAGCCAGAGCGTGGACGTGGGCGCCACGGCCAACTGCCTGCGCTGGTATGGCGAGGCGATCGACAAGGTCTACGATGAAATCGCGCCCACGCCGGCCAACAGCCTGGCCCTGATCACGCGCGAGCCGGTGGGCGTCGTCGCCGCCATCGTGCCGTGGAATTACCCGATGATCATGGCCGCCTGGAAGATCGCGCCCGCGCTGGCGGCAGGCAACAGCGTCATCCTGAAGCCGTCGGAAAAATCGCCGCTGACAGCCCTGCGCCTGGCCGACCTCGCGCTGCTGGCGGGGCTCCCGCCGGGCGTGTTCAACGTGCTGCCCGGCTACGGCAACGAGGCCGGCGCCGCGCTGGCGCTGCATATGGATGTCGATTGCATCGGCTTTACGGGCTCCACGCGCACGGGCAAGCTGATCGTGCAGATGGCGGGCCAGTCGAACCTGAAACGGGCCTGGACGGAACTGGGCGGCAAGTCCGCCAACATCGTCTGCGCCGATTGCCCGGATCTGGACAAGGCCGTGGCGGCCGCCGTCGGTTCCATCTTTTTCAACCAGGGCGAAAGCTGCAACGCGCCCTCGCGATTGTTCGTGGAAGAGTCGATCAAGGACGAGTTCCTGGCCAAGGCGCTGGCCATGCTGCCGCGCTTCCAGCCGGGCGATCCGCTCGACGAAGCCACGGTCATGGGCGCCATCGTCGACGCCACGCAGATGCACACCGTCATGGGCTATATCGCGGCAGGCAAGAACGAGGGCGCGACACTGCTCGGCGGCGGCGACGCCGTGCGCGCGGAGACGGGCGGCTACTACGTGCAGCCGACCGTGTTCGGCGACGTGGATGCCGGCATGACGATCGCGCGCGAAGAGATCTTCGGCCCCGTGCTGTCCGTGCTGGGCTTTACGGATATCGCCGAAGCGGTGAAGCAGGCGAATGCCACGCCGTATGGCTTGCAGGCGGCCGTGTGGACGTCGGACATCAGCAAGGCCATCCAGACGGCACGCGCCCTGCGCGCCGGCACCGTGCACGTCAACCAGTACGATGGCGATGACATCACCGTGCCGTTCGGCGGCTACAAGCAGTCGGGCAATGGGCGCGACAAGTCGCTGCACGCGCTGGACAAGTACACGGAGCTGAAGACGACGTGGATACAGGTGGGGTAG
- a CDS encoding MFS transporter, with translation MKHMPWRDFFALVVSIGVVGLGLGATMPLTALTLHQRGVSTDIIGMITAVSALGILAASPFVSGWVGRFGARATMLGAVWVASLATIAMQFTDHLLAWSVLRFLFGGAMGVLFTIGEAWVNRLAPDNSRGRVVAMYTTSFTFFQLIGPALVALFNDRITWSFAACGLLFLLAVPGLMLISNSGPEKEQEEHGVKWTLILPRMPMIVLGAAFFALFDTLALSLLPLYAMEHGIGTDLALLSATVVLVGDTGLQFALGWMADRFGRAKVHAGCGVAVCLLLPLLPFAVGTPWLWWTLLLLLGAAAGGIYMLALVACGERFTGLSLTSASAIVNATWGVTSGGGPLLTGVLMQSAGVNALPAVMWVCAAIFVGSAVWERKKGIV, from the coding sequence ATGAAGCACATGCCGTGGCGCGATTTCTTCGCCCTCGTGGTGAGTATCGGCGTGGTCGGCCTGGGACTGGGCGCGACCATGCCGCTCACCGCATTGACACTGCACCAGCGCGGCGTGAGTACGGACATCATCGGCATGATCACGGCCGTCAGCGCCCTCGGCATCCTGGCCGCTTCGCCGTTCGTCTCTGGCTGGGTGGGGCGCTTTGGCGCGCGCGCCACCATGCTGGGCGCCGTCTGGGTGGCCTCGCTGGCAACGATCGCCATGCAGTTCACCGACCACCTGCTGGCGTGGAGCGTGCTGCGCTTCCTGTTTGGCGGCGCCATGGGCGTGTTGTTTACCATCGGCGAAGCGTGGGTGAACCGGCTCGCGCCCGACAATTCGCGGGGCAGGGTGGTGGCCATGTACACCACCAGTTTTACCTTCTTCCAGCTGATCGGTCCCGCCCTGGTGGCGCTGTTCAACGACAGGATTACGTGGAGCTTCGCCGCCTGCGGCCTGCTATTCCTGCTCGCCGTGCCGGGCCTGATGCTGATCTCGAACAGCGGCCCGGAAAAGGAGCAGGAAGAGCATGGCGTGAAATGGACCTTGATCCTGCCGCGCATGCCGATGATCGTGCTGGGCGCGGCCTTCTTCGCCCTGTTCGACACGCTGGCATTGAGCCTGCTGCCCCTGTATGCGATGGAACACGGCATCGGCACGGACCTGGCCCTGCTATCGGCCACCGTGGTACTGGTGGGCGACACGGGCTTGCAATTCGCCTTGGGATGGATGGCCGACCGCTTCGGCCGCGCCAAAGTCCATGCGGGCTGCGGCGTGGCCGTCTGCCTGCTGTTGCCGTTGCTGCCGTTCGCCGTCGGCACGCCGTGGCTGTGGTGGACCTTGCTGTTGCTGCTGGGCGCCGCGGCGGGCGGCATCTACATGCTGGCGCTGGTGGCGTGCGGCGAGCGTTTCACGGGCCTGTCGCTGACCAGCGCCAGCGCCATCGTCAACGCCACCTGGGGTGTCACCAGCGGCGGCGGCCCCCTGCTGACGGGCGTCTTGATGCAATCGGCGGGCGTCAACGCGCTGCCGGCCGTGATGTGGGTCTGCGCCGCCATTTTCGTCGGCAGCGCCGTGTGGGAGCGCAAGAAGGGGATCGTGTAG
- a CDS encoding ABC transporter ATP-binding protein: MTIATPAASASDAPAPFLLIDQLVKEFDGVRAVNDISVTINKGEIFALLGSSGCGKSTLLRMLAGFETPTSGRITLAGNSIVDVPPHQRPINMMFQSYALFPHLSVWDNIAFGLRRDGLPKAEIAARVEQMLALVQLGQYAKRKPHQLSGGQQQRVALARSLAKRPQLLLLDEPLGALDKKLRERTQMELVNIIEQVGVTCVMVTHDQDEAMSMATRIAVMSEGRILQVGAPGEIYETPNCRFVADFIGSVNLFDGRIAQDEPDHVVIATPDGEHYVSHGITGNLGMDVSVAVRPEKIGIQIEPPTLDERASPAEHGYNCAQGVIVAMAYFGNETSYHVRLDSGNVVKVSRTNAARHDVSRLEREQRVWVWWDGADIVVLTS; encoded by the coding sequence ATGACGATAGCAACACCCGCCGCGTCGGCCAGCGACGCCCCAGCGCCTTTCCTGCTGATTGATCAACTGGTCAAGGAATTCGATGGCGTGCGCGCCGTCAATGATATTTCCGTGACGATCAACAAGGGCGAGATCTTCGCCCTGCTGGGCAGTTCAGGTTGCGGCAAGTCGACCCTGCTGCGCATGCTGGCGGGTTTCGAGACGCCGACCTCGGGGCGCATCACCCTGGCCGGCAACAGCATCGTCGATGTGCCGCCGCACCAGCGCCCCATCAACATGATGTTCCAGTCGTATGCGCTGTTCCCCCACCTGTCTGTGTGGGACAACATCGCCTTCGGCCTGCGCCGCGACGGCTTGCCGAAAGCGGAGATCGCCGCGCGCGTCGAGCAGATGCTGGCGCTGGTGCAGCTGGGGCAGTATGCGAAGCGCAAGCCGCACCAGCTGTCGGGCGGCCAGCAGCAGCGCGTGGCGCTGGCGCGCAGCCTGGCCAAGCGTCCGCAATTGCTGCTGCTCGACGAGCCGCTCGGCGCGCTGGACAAGAAACTGCGCGAACGCACGCAGATGGAGCTGGTGAACATCATCGAGCAGGTGGGCGTCACCTGCGTGATGGTCACGCACGACCAGGATGAAGCGATGAGCATGGCCACGCGCATCGCCGTCATGAGCGAGGGGCGCATCCTGCAGGTGGGCGCGCCGGGCGAAATCTACGAGACGCCGAATTGCCGCTTCGTCGCCGATTTCATCGGCAGCGTCAACCTGTTCGACGGCCGCATCGCGCAGGACGAACCCGACCACGTGGTGATCGCCACGCCCGATGGCGAACACTATGTCTCGCACGGCATCACGGGCAACCTGGGCATGGATGTCTCGGTGGCCGTGCGCCCCGAAAAAATCGGCATCCAGATCGAGCCGCCCACGTTGGACGAGCGGGCGTCGCCGGCGGAACATGGCTACAACTGCGCCCAGGGCGTGATCGTCGCCATGGCGTATTTTGGCAATGAAACCAGCTACCACGTGCGTCTCGACAGCGGCAATGTGGTGAAAGTCTCGCGCACCAACGCGGCCCGCCACGACGTCTCGCGCCTCGAGCGCGAGCAGCGCGTGTGGGTCTGGTGGGATGGCGCCGACATCGTCGTGCTCACTAGCTGA
- a CDS encoding ABC transporter permease subunit codes for MTPILQLLRNLVTLRWITGKNAGRNVVIAVPSLFLAAAFLVPFLIVLRISLSDMETAGSPFGGLLSYVDGIVVLKVKIANYLFIAADELYLLTYLSSLKYAAITTAICLVIGYPFAYFMARARPSIRPVLMMLVMLPFWTSFLLRVYAWKGILANHGLLNDLLIALGVVNEPLHMMNTSFSLVVGMVYAYLPFMILPLYANLVKMDMRYLEAAADLGATPLQAFWRITVPLSKSGIIAGAMLVFIPSVGEYVIPELLGGPETLMIGRVLWDEYFTNNDWAMASSVTVLVILLILVPMAIFNKYKMDQDAGKQT; via the coding sequence ATGACGCCTATTCTGCAATTGCTGCGCAATCTCGTCACCCTGCGCTGGATAACGGGAAAAAATGCGGGCCGCAACGTCGTCATCGCCGTGCCGTCGCTGTTCCTGGCGGCCGCCTTCCTCGTGCCTTTCCTGATCGTGCTGCGCATCAGCCTGTCGGACATGGAAACGGCGGGCAGCCCGTTCGGCGGCCTGCTGTCGTACGTCGACGGCATCGTCGTGCTGAAGGTCAAAATCGCCAACTACCTGTTCATCGCCGCCGACGAACTGTATCTGCTGACCTATCTCAGCTCCCTCAAGTATGCGGCGATCACCACCGCCATCTGCCTCGTCATCGGCTACCCGTTCGCCTACTTCATGGCGCGCGCCAGGCCGTCGATACGCCCCGTGCTGATGATGCTGGTGATGCTGCCGTTCTGGACCTCGTTCCTGCTGCGCGTGTATGCGTGGAAGGGCATCCTGGCCAACCACGGCCTGCTCAACGACCTGCTGATCGCGCTGGGCGTGGTGAACGAACCGCTGCACATGATGAACACCTCGTTCTCGCTGGTCGTCGGCATGGTGTACGCCTATCTGCCCTTCATGATTTTGCCGCTGTACGCCAACCTGGTCAAAATGGACATGCGTTACCTGGAAGCTGCTGCCGACCTGGGCGCCACGCCCCTGCAGGCGTTCTGGCGCATCACCGTGCCGCTGTCGAAGTCGGGCATCATCGCCGGCGCCATGCTGGTCTTCATCCCGTCCGTCGGCGAGTATGTGATTCCCGAGCTGCTGGGCGGCCCGGAAACCCTGATGATAGGCCGCGTGCTGTGGGATGAATATTTCACCAATAACGACTGGGCCATGGCCTCGTCGGTGACGGTGCTGGTGATCCTGCTGATCCTCGTGCCGATGGCGATTTTTAACAAGTACAAGATGGACCAGGACGCGGGGAAACAAACATGA
- a CDS encoding gamma-glutamyl-gamma-aminobutyrate hydrolase family protein — protein sequence MRRPIVLVPACQRQLGNHAWHMAQDKYLHAVLRGADCMPLLLPALAVDADLEAALRIADGVMLTGSASNVDARLYGEDILHPELPQDPARDATTLPLVRAALARQLPLLAICRGFQEVNVALGGSLHQAVHAVPGMLDHRENVLDPLERQYAPAHRVKLAPEGLLSRLLGGEGEMMVNSLHGQGIARLADGLLVEALADDGLVEAYTVASAAGFTLAVQWHPEWRVEDNPHAMRLFGGFGQACRDYQEQQRNRKDDGN from the coding sequence ATGCGCCGTCCCATTGTTCTCGTTCCCGCCTGTCAGCGCCAGCTTGGCAACCACGCCTGGCATATGGCGCAGGACAAGTACCTGCACGCCGTGCTGCGCGGTGCAGACTGCATGCCGCTGCTGCTGCCCGCCCTGGCCGTTGACGCCGACCTGGAAGCGGCGCTGCGGATTGCCGACGGCGTCATGCTGACCGGTTCCGCCTCGAATGTCGATGCGCGCCTGTATGGCGAAGACATCCTGCACCCCGAACTGCCGCAAGACCCGGCGCGCGACGCCACCACCTTGCCCCTGGTCCGCGCCGCGCTGGCGCGCCAGTTGCCCTTGCTGGCCATCTGCCGCGGCTTCCAGGAAGTCAATGTGGCCCTGGGCGGCAGCCTGCACCAGGCCGTGCATGCGGTGCCGGGCATGCTCGATCATCGCGAGAACGTGCTCGATCCCCTCGAGCGCCAGTACGCGCCCGCGCACCGCGTCAAGCTCGCGCCCGAGGGCCTTTTGTCTCGCCTGCTTGGTGGCGAGGGCGAAATGATGGTCAACTCCCTGCATGGCCAGGGCATCGCCCGCCTGGCCGACGGCTTGCTGGTGGAAGCCCTGGCCGACGACGGACTGGTGGAAGCCTATACGGTGGCCAGCGCCGCCGGTTTCACGCTGGCGGTGCAGTGGCACCCGGAATGGCGGGTGGAAGACAACCCGCACGCCATGCGCCTGTTCGGCGGCTTTGGCCAGGCGTGCCGCGATTACCAGGAACAGCAGCGCAACAGAAAGGATGACGGCAACTAG